In Populus alba chromosome 1, ASM523922v2, whole genome shotgun sequence, a single window of DNA contains:
- the LOC118029126 gene encoding probable CCR4-associated factor 1 homolog 11: protein MNSSKPVHLREVWADNLVYEFFLIKEAISRFPLVALDTEFPGTIFQLNRDKSSLSHATPYENYCLMKWNVDLLKIIQLGITLSDSHGNLPSFGTEFHYAWQFNFQDFNIEHDHHNEESIGLLELQGIDLKKNREKGIDSSDFGRLILSSGLVSNNSSITWITFHGAYDFGFLIKILTKRELPSDMRSFLGMMRFFFGVRVYDTKFMMGCISGLHGGLERVAMLLGVERITGRRHQAGSDSLLTLQTFVRFKESCAKIDLEKLNGYEGMMFGLCEGWLGFTYAPDTFMGSTLV, encoded by the coding sequence ATGAACAGCAGCAAACCAGTACATCTGCGCGAAGTCTGGGCAGACAACCTCGTATATGAGTTTTTTCTAATCAAGGAAGCGATCTCTCGCTTCCCCTTGGTTGCTTTGGACACAGAATTCCCTGGTACTATCTTTCAATTAAATCGTGACAAGAGCTCGCTGTCTCATGCCACTCCCTATGAAAACTACTGTCTCATGAAGTGGAATGTTGATCTCTTGAAAATAATTCAGCTTGGGATAACTCTTTCTGATTCACATGGAAATCTTCCAAGTTTCGGAACAGAATTCCACTATGCGTGGCAGTTTAATTTCCAGGATTTCAATATCGAGCACGATCATCACAATGAAGAGTCTATTGGGTTACTTGAACTCCAAGGTATTGATTTGAAGAAGAACAGAGAGAAGGGTATTGATTCCTCAGATTTTGGAAGGCTGATTTTGAGTTCTGGACTTGTTTCCAATAATTCTTCAATAACTTGGATTACTTTTCATGGCGCTTATGATTTTGGATTCTTGATCAAGATTTTAACTAAACGAGAGTTGCCAAGTGATATGCGGTCTTTTTTGGGGATGATGAGGTTCTTCTTTGGGGTTCGAGTTTATGATACAAAATTCATGATGGGATGCATTAGTGGCTTGCACGGTGGATTGGAGAGGGTGGCTATGTTACTTGGTGTTGAACGAATAACGGGAAGAAGGCACCAGGCAGGATCTGATAGCTTGTTAACTCTTCAGACATTCGTGAGATTCAAGGAGTCGTGTGCTAAAATTGATCTCGAGAAATTGAATGGCTATGAGGGAATGATGTTTGGACTGTGTGAAGGCTGGTTAGGGTTCACTTACGCACCTGATACATTCATGGGCAGCACTCTAGTTTGA